From one Brevibacterium sp. 'Marine' genomic stretch:
- a CDS encoding regulatory protein RecX produces the protein MTSKSPDASSTDDEYTGHEPTAATDTVGARDSGRNDSTQTETLSQLRSAISEIDQRHAEGEAGFFAGLSGLDDDDVTGGNGRSGSRKSSASRSGGGSGTQSGKSLRAGSKVGTTAGSTGKKNSSGWKRQQQEPDNGWVEGGTDSTPDFIDVPDFLAAENDGPDLLASDGNAATDFLDDSDGPPDFASGPGLSFDEDEDEAPDFDADYAQAKKTAMNMLAMRDHSSDELRKKLLKRDLMPEAIDVLIEKLKNSRLLNDEEFAHRFARAQRENRKLSRSVLKRELSKKGISPELASEAVADIDGEEELAREVAEKKAASTRRLDYAVRERRILGMLARRGFPSAICIKVTRDVLTDD, from the coding sequence ATGACGTCGAAGTCTCCTGACGCCTCGTCGACTGACGACGAGTACACCGGCCACGAGCCCACCGCAGCGACTGACACGGTCGGTGCGAGGGACTCCGGTCGGAACGACTCGACTCAGACCGAGACGCTCTCGCAGCTGCGCAGCGCAATCTCGGAGATCGACCAACGTCATGCCGAAGGGGAGGCCGGATTCTTCGCCGGTCTCTCCGGCCTCGACGACGATGATGTCACCGGCGGCAATGGTCGATCCGGCAGCCGAAAGAGTTCGGCGTCGCGTTCCGGAGGGGGCTCGGGGACGCAGTCGGGGAAGTCTTTACGAGCGGGGTCGAAGGTCGGCACGACAGCCGGTTCCACGGGCAAGAAGAACTCCAGCGGCTGGAAGCGACAGCAGCAGGAACCGGACAACGGGTGGGTCGAAGGCGGTACCGACTCGACTCCGGACTTCATCGACGTTCCTGATTTCCTTGCCGCCGAGAATGATGGTCCAGATCTCCTGGCGAGCGATGGCAATGCCGCGACAGACTTTCTGGATGACAGCGACGGCCCACCCGACTTCGCTTCCGGTCCCGGGCTGAGCTTCGATGAGGACGAGGACGAGGCACCCGACTTCGATGCGGACTACGCCCAGGCGAAGAAGACTGCGATGAACATGCTCGCCATGCGCGATCACTCCAGCGATGAACTGCGCAAGAAGCTCCTCAAACGCGACCTCATGCCCGAAGCGATCGATGTCCTCATCGAGAAGCTCAAGAACTCGCGGCTGCTCAACGACGAAGAGTTCGCGCACCGTTTCGCACGGGCACAGCGCGAGAACCGGAAACTCTCCCGGTCCGTGCTCAAACGCGAACTGAGCAAGAAGGGCATCAGCCCCGAACTGGCCTCCGAGGCCGTGGCCGACATCGACGGCGAGGAAGAGCTCGCCCGCGAAGTCGCCGAAAAGAAGGCCGCCTCCACGCGGCGTCTCGACTATGCGGTGCGGGAGCGTCGGATCCTCGGCATGCTCGCCCGCCGCGGCTTCCCCTCGGCGATCTGCATCAAGGTCACACGCGACGTGCTCACCGACGACTGA
- the recA gene encoding recombinase RecA, whose amino-acid sequence MARTPKNLQVPTGGDKSKALEAAMGQIDRNYGKGAIMRLGDGVREPIASIPTGSVALDIALGIGGLPRGRVVEIYGPESSGKTTVALHAVANAQKAGGIAGFIDAEHALDPEYAKKLGVDTDQLLVSQPDTGEQALEIADMLIRSGALDIIVIDSVAALVPKAEIEGEMGDSHVGLQARLMSQALRKITGALAQSKTTAIFINQLREKVGVFFGSPETTSGGKALKFYASVRIDVRRIETLKEGQDAVGNRTRAKIVKNKVAPPFKQAEFDILYGHGISREGSLIDMGVDNGIVRKSGSWFTYDGDQLGQGKENVRNFLRDNPGLAEEIELKIKHKLGLIQVDEPEDGAEAAGEAQTDDVEVS is encoded by the coding sequence ATGGCACGTACACCCAAGAACCTTCAGGTTCCCACCGGCGGCGACAAGTCGAAGGCACTCGAAGCCGCAATGGGCCAGATCGATCGCAACTACGGCAAGGGCGCGATCATGCGCCTCGGTGACGGTGTGCGTGAGCCCATCGCCTCCATCCCGACCGGCTCGGTCGCACTCGACATCGCGCTGGGCATCGGCGGTCTGCCGCGCGGTCGCGTCGTCGAGATCTACGGTCCGGAATCCTCCGGTAAGACGACCGTGGCTCTCCACGCCGTGGCGAACGCTCAGAAGGCCGGCGGAATCGCCGGGTTCATCGATGCCGAGCACGCACTCGACCCCGAGTATGCGAAGAAGCTCGGCGTCGACACCGATCAGCTCCTCGTCTCCCAGCCGGACACCGGTGAGCAGGCACTCGAGATCGCCGATATGCTCATCCGCTCCGGAGCGCTGGACATCATCGTCATCGACTCCGTCGCAGCCCTGGTGCCCAAGGCCGAGATCGAAGGCGAGATGGGCGACAGCCACGTCGGTCTGCAGGCCCGCCTGATGTCTCAGGCCCTGCGTAAGATCACCGGTGCCTTGGCCCAGTCGAAGACCACCGCGATCTTCATCAACCAGCTGCGTGAGAAGGTCGGCGTCTTCTTCGGTTCCCCGGAGACCACCTCGGGCGGTAAGGCACTGAAGTTCTACGCCTCCGTGCGCATCGACGTCCGCCGCATCGAGACCCTCAAGGAAGGTCAGGACGCGGTCGGCAACCGAACCCGTGCGAAGATCGTGAAGAACAAGGTCGCTCCGCCGTTCAAGCAGGCCGAGTTCGACATCCTCTACGGCCACGGCATCTCCCGCGAAGGCAGCCTCATCGATATGGGCGTCGACAACGGCATCGTGCGCAAGTCCGGTTCCTGGTTCACCTATGACGGCGATCAGCTGGGGCAGGGCAAGGAGAACGTCCGCAACTTCCTCCGCGACAACCCTGGCCTGGCCGAAGAGATCGAGCTGAAGATCAAGCACAAGCTGGGTCTCATCCAGGTCGACGAACCCGAGGACGGCGCCGAGGCGGCCGGAGAAGCACAGACGGATGACGTCGAAGTCTCCTGA
- a CDS encoding VOC family protein, giving the protein MNQAVPFITFQPSRGQSAAEAMETYVELFADGRVILDNRYGPEGPGAEGTVIMSEIEIAGQRLRLSDSFVAHEWDITPGVSLMVDCESAEELERLFTALSAQGTVFMPLDDYGFGPFGWVGDRFGLTWQLGLASA; this is encoded by the coding sequence ATGAATCAGGCCGTCCCGTTCATCACCTTCCAGCCCAGCCGCGGCCAGAGCGCCGCCGAAGCCATGGAAACCTATGTCGAACTCTTCGCGGACGGGCGAGTGATCCTCGACAATCGCTACGGTCCCGAGGGACCGGGTGCCGAGGGCACGGTCATCATGTCCGAGATCGAGATCGCGGGGCAGAGACTGCGGTTGAGCGACAGCTTCGTCGCTCACGAGTGGGACATCACCCCTGGTGTCTCGCTCATGGTCGACTGCGAATCGGCCGAGGAGCTCGAACGCCTCTTCACCGCACTGAGCGCGCAGGGGACTGTGTTCATGCCGCTCGACGACTACGGGTTCGGACCGTTCGGATGGGTGGGCGACCGCTTCGGTCTCACCTGGCAGCTGGGCCTGGCGTCGGCCTAG
- a CDS encoding DUF3046 domain-containing protein — MRHTLYWILMNEEFGEARAASLHTDLTLSSLGSRTAAQAFEAGVEPRDIWIAVCDSMGVPESRRLGKEKPRSTPF; from the coding sequence ATGCGGCACACGCTCTACTGGATCCTCATGAACGAGGAGTTCGGTGAGGCTCGTGCCGCCTCCCTGCACACCGACCTCACTCTGAGCTCATTGGGCTCACGAACCGCGGCGCAGGCATTCGAAGCCGGCGTCGAACCCCGCGATATCTGGATCGCCGTGTGCGACTCCATGGGCGTTCCCGAATCCCGTCGCCTGGGCAAGGAGAAGCCGCGCTCGACTCCGTTCTGA
- a CDS encoding helix-turn-helix transcriptional regulator codes for MLLRVEIGDALRSARRRQGRTLRDVSTGASVSLGYLSEIERGQKEASSELLSAICEALDLPLSALLSSVSDRFALEEGVQIPDTIPQELSDKILGHPEGYSSPRLAAKP; via the coding sequence ATGTTACTGAGAGTCGAAATCGGCGACGCACTACGTTCCGCCCGCCGTCGTCAAGGACGCACCCTTCGCGATGTCTCGACCGGGGCCAGCGTTTCGCTGGGCTACCTCAGCGAGATCGAGCGCGGACAGAAGGAAGCCTCATCGGAGCTGCTGTCGGCGATCTGTGAAGCACTCGATCTGCCGCTGTCGGCACTGCTGTCGTCCGTGTCCGATCGCTTCGCACTCGAAGAGGGCGTGCAGATCCCCGACACCATTCCGCAGGAGCTCTCGGACAAGATCCTCGGTCACCCCGAGGGATACTCTTCTCCGCGGCTGGCTGCCAAGCCCTGA
- a CDS encoding CinA family protein: protein MAESELMATARRIISTCSQLGISLASAESLTGGRFVASLVDVPGASAVVRGGLVTYATDLKASLAGVNADHLEETGPIDPVVAAQMAVGTAVQCVADIGISCTGVAGPDPQDDKPVGLVYTAIAFGGKAKVFEHEFTGDRDAIRSQTVQAMAVNLDEFVRELAFGPEAGQASNAGEDAAE, encoded by the coding sequence GTGGCTGAGTCCGAGCTCATGGCGACCGCGCGTCGCATCATCTCCACCTGTTCTCAGCTGGGGATCTCGCTGGCGTCGGCGGAATCGCTGACCGGCGGACGCTTCGTCGCCTCGCTCGTCGACGTGCCGGGAGCTTCGGCAGTGGTGCGCGGGGGACTGGTCACCTACGCCACCGACCTCAAGGCGAGCCTGGCCGGAGTGAATGCCGACCACCTCGAGGAGACCGGACCGATTGACCCGGTCGTCGCCGCACAGATGGCTGTCGGCACGGCCGTGCAGTGCGTCGCCGACATCGGGATCTCCTGCACCGGGGTCGCCGGTCCCGATCCGCAGGACGACAAGCCCGTCGGACTCGTCTACACCGCGATCGCCTTCGGCGGGAAGGCGAAGGTCTTCGAACACGAGTTCACCGGTGACCGCGATGCTATCCGCAGCCAGACGGTACAGGCGATGGCGGTCAACCTCGACGAATTCGTGCGCGAACTCGCCTTCGGGCCCGAGGCCGGGCAGGCGTCGAATGCTGGCGAGGACGCCGCGGAATAA
- the pgsA gene encoding CDP-diacylglycerol--glycerol-3-phosphate 3-phosphatidyltransferase, which yields MNDRVEAGASQQPAAEPSPWNIPNALTVLRILMVPLFLVLLLTDGGNDVTLRWWALVVFLLAMFTDFVDGYLARRNNLITNFGKIADPIADKSLMAAALIGLAIIAELPWWVPVIILVREFGITVLRFFMIRIAVMPASRGGKIKTVLQTAAIGLFLVVFPLSDVLPSVVSVILLVVAWIIMAAAIVVTIVTGVDYCVQAAKLYKDAKNGNGGDAPSAGDTQTGGDTQRG from the coding sequence GTGAACGATCGAGTCGAGGCCGGAGCCTCCCAGCAGCCCGCAGCAGAACCGAGTCCGTGGAACATTCCGAACGCACTCACGGTGCTGCGCATCCTCATGGTGCCCCTGTTCCTCGTGCTCCTGCTGACCGACGGCGGCAACGATGTGACCCTGCGCTGGTGGGCGCTCGTCGTGTTCCTGCTGGCCATGTTCACCGACTTCGTCGACGGCTACCTGGCTAGGCGGAACAACCTCATCACGAACTTCGGCAAGATCGCCGATCCCATCGCTGACAAATCGCTCATGGCAGCCGCACTCATCGGTCTGGCGATCATCGCCGAACTGCCCTGGTGGGTGCCCGTGATCATCCTCGTGCGCGAATTCGGCATCACCGTGCTGCGGTTCTTCATGATCCGCATTGCTGTCATGCCCGCCTCGCGCGGCGGCAAGATCAAGACCGTGCTGCAGACGGCGGCGATCGGGCTGTTCCTGGTGGTCTTCCCGCTCTCGGACGTGCTGCCCTCCGTCGTCTCCGTCATCCTCCTCGTCGTCGCCTGGATCATCATGGCCGCGGCCATCGTCGTCACCATCGTCACCGGCGTCGACTACTGCGTGCAGGCGGCGAAGCTGTACAAGGACGCGAAGAACGGCAACGGCGGGGATGCGCCGAGCGCTGGGGACACTCAGACCGGCGGGGACACGCAGCGTGGCTGA
- a CDS encoding DNA translocase FtsK 4TM domain-containing protein yields MAGNRARKTLSDEPTDQSPTKRDGTAFFLIGLSIIIAAFEWWNIPGAMSDAVRGIVEGTFGRVALALPVVFTCYAIRLFLRGDDNRGNNRILIGMIFGLLAASGLAHIAAGNPTFTNSREAMANGGGALGFVVSSPLVVATTVYVAVPLLVLLGLFSLLVVTATPVRAIPRRLTDLYYRLTGGARPATDAEAAETKQSDLVAENGRTSDLKPVMGAKRRSRKKKTEIPDADSDAADDDTATKAYDKAYIHEDDVSDEEADTTRIETSPEPKLKPGQRRPTKAEREMAELKKTIGMDDDAANQAKKSEPAAASAPVPITNAPAPPPTEQLPERVEQLTLAGDVTYTLPASDNLQPGPPAKERSEANDRVVEALRDVLEQFKIDAEVTGFSRGPTVTRYEVELGAGTKVEKVTALSKNIAYAVASADVRILSPIPGKKAIGIEIPNTDRENVALGDVLRSKAARKTDHPMVMGVGKDVEGGFVVADLSKMPHLLVAGATGAGKSSFVNSMITSIMMRATPDEVRMILVDPKRVELTIYEGIPHLITPIITNPKKAAEALEWVVREMDARYDDLANYGFKHVKEFNKAVREGRIQPPAGSERVLQPYPYLLVVVDELADLMMVAPRDVEASIQRITQLARAAGIHLILATQRPSVDVVTGLIKANVPSRLAFATSSLADSRVVLDQPGAEKLIGQGDALFLPMGAAKPMRVQGAWVNESEIEKVVEHVKSQLTPNYREDVAVEAPKKQIDEDIGDDLELLLQAIEQVVTTQFGSTSMLQRKLRVGFAKAGRLMDLMESRGIVGPSEGSKARDVLVRPDDLPGTLAIIKGETPPDGDSSGAAADAPTDGGQGHGQSGSGHASAAGDYDEEFDDDYGDTSHGSASYSSASSDRYANGVGHAGDLTVGDVDPETGLEVVEAAGEDAWQLTGR; encoded by the coding sequence ATGGCCGGAAACCGTGCGCGAAAGACTCTCAGCGACGAACCGACCGATCAATCACCGACGAAGCGGGACGGCACCGCGTTCTTCCTCATCGGACTCTCGATCATCATCGCCGCCTTCGAATGGTGGAACATCCCCGGCGCGATGAGCGACGCCGTCCGCGGAATCGTCGAAGGCACCTTCGGCCGAGTGGCACTCGCCCTGCCGGTGGTCTTCACCTGCTATGCGATCCGCCTGTTCCTGCGCGGCGACGACAACCGCGGCAACAACCGCATCCTCATCGGGATGATCTTCGGTCTGCTCGCCGCCTCGGGGCTGGCCCATATCGCCGCCGGCAACCCGACCTTCACGAACTCCCGCGAAGCCATGGCCAACGGGGGAGGCGCCCTCGGATTCGTCGTGTCCTCGCCGCTGGTCGTCGCGACCACCGTCTACGTCGCCGTGCCGCTGCTCGTCCTCCTCGGGCTGTTCTCCCTGCTCGTGGTCACCGCAACCCCGGTGCGCGCGATTCCCCGCCGACTCACAGACCTGTACTACCGACTCACCGGCGGTGCCCGACCCGCCACCGACGCCGAGGCGGCCGAGACCAAACAGTCCGACCTCGTTGCCGAGAACGGCCGCACCTCCGACCTCAAACCCGTGATGGGCGCCAAGCGCCGCAGTCGGAAGAAGAAGACCGAGATCCCCGATGCCGACTCGGATGCCGCCGACGACGACACCGCTACGAAGGCCTACGACAAGGCCTACATCCACGAGGACGACGTCAGCGACGAAGAGGCCGACACCACCCGGATCGAGACCAGCCCGGAGCCGAAGCTCAAGCCCGGCCAGCGCCGCCCCACCAAGGCCGAACGCGAGATGGCCGAGCTGAAGAAGACCATCGGGATGGACGACGACGCCGCGAACCAGGCGAAGAAGTCCGAGCCCGCTGCCGCCTCGGCGCCGGTGCCGATCACGAACGCACCTGCACCTCCACCCACGGAGCAGCTGCCCGAACGCGTCGAGCAGCTCACCCTGGCCGGCGATGTCACCTACACCCTGCCCGCCTCCGACAACCTCCAGCCCGGACCTCCCGCCAAGGAACGCTCCGAGGCCAACGACCGTGTCGTCGAAGCCCTGCGCGATGTCCTCGAGCAGTTCAAGATCGACGCCGAGGTCACCGGGTTCTCCCGCGGACCGACGGTCACCCGCTACGAGGTGGAGCTCGGCGCCGGTACGAAGGTCGAGAAGGTCACGGCCCTGTCGAAGAACATCGCCTACGCCGTGGCCAGCGCAGATGTGCGCATCCTCTCGCCGATCCCCGGCAAGAAGGCCATCGGCATCGAGATCCCGAACACCGACCGCGAGAACGTCGCCCTCGGCGACGTGCTGCGTTCGAAAGCCGCCCGCAAGACCGACCACCCCATGGTCATGGGCGTGGGCAAGGACGTCGAAGGCGGATTCGTCGTCGCCGATCTGTCGAAGATGCCCCACCTGCTCGTCGCCGGTGCCACCGGTGCCGGTAAGTCGAGCTTCGTCAACTCCATGATCACCTCGATCATGATGCGCGCGACCCCCGACGAGGTCCGCATGATCCTCGTCGACCCCAAGCGCGTCGAGCTGACGATCTACGAAGGCATCCCGCACCTGATCACCCCGATCATCACGAACCCGAAGAAGGCCGCCGAGGCGCTCGAATGGGTCGTGCGCGAAATGGACGCCCGCTACGACGACCTCGCGAACTACGGCTTCAAGCACGTCAAGGAGTTCAACAAGGCCGTCCGCGAGGGCCGCATCCAGCCGCCCGCCGGGTCCGAACGCGTCCTCCAGCCCTACCCGTACCTGCTGGTCGTCGTCGACGAGCTCGCCGACCTCATGATGGTCGCCCCGCGCGACGTCGAAGCCTCGATCCAGCGCATCACTCAGCTGGCCCGTGCCGCCGGCATCCACCTGATCCTCGCCACGCAGCGACCCAGCGTCGACGTCGTCACCGGTCTCATCAAGGCGAATGTGCCCTCGCGTCTGGCGTTCGCAACCTCATCGCTGGCCGACTCGCGAGTCGTGCTCGACCAGCCCGGCGCGGAGAAGCTCATCGGTCAGGGTGACGCCCTGTTCCTGCCGATGGGTGCGGCCAAACCGATGCGCGTCCAGGGAGCCTGGGTCAACGAATCCGAGATCGAGAAGGTCGTCGAACACGTCAAGAGCCAGCTGACCCCGAACTACCGCGAAGACGTGGCCGTCGAAGCACCGAAGAAGCAGATCGACGAGGACATCGGAGACGACCTCGAACTGCTGCTCCAGGCGATCGAACAGGTCGTGACCACGCAGTTCGGATCGACCTCGATGCTCCAGCGCAAGCTGCGCGTCGGCTTCGCCAAGGCCGGTCGCCTCATGGACCTCATGGAGTCCCGCGGCATCGTCGGACCGTCCGAGGGATCGAAGGCCCGCGATGTGCTCGTGCGCCCCGACGATCTGCCCGGCACCCTGGCCATCATCAAGGGCGAGACCCCGCCCGACGGTGATTCGTCCGGCGCGGCGGCCGACGCCCCGACCGACGGGGGCCAGGGCCACGGCCAGTCCGGATCCGGGCACGCCTCGGCGGCCGGGGACTACGACGAGGAGTTCGACGACGACTACGGGGACACCTCCCACGGCTCGGCGTCGTACAGCTCAGCATCGTCCGACCGATACGCGAACGGAGTCGGCCATGCCGGCGACCTCACCGTCGGCGACGTCGACCCGGAGACCGGGCTCGAGGTCGTCGAAGCCGCAGGAGAGGACGCCTGGCAGCTCACCGGCCGCTGA
- a CDS encoding class I SAM-dependent methyltransferase, with product MPADGARNPADDAGDSYVDARCAAVYDIFEGPERDDLDVYAAMVEEFGAASVVDVGCGTGTFATMLAGRGVEVVGVDPSALALDVAQSKPHAGKVTWVHGIAADLPPLQADMAFMTANVAQAMLGDEAWPETLTAIRRRLSPGGLLVFESRDPERQAWREWTKVNTYSTAEVDGEGTVESWVEFDAAHGAFVDFFGMLVFERDGRRVEQQSRLRFRDRAELTKSLEDAGFVVEEIRDAPDRPGREFVFIARKTQWNYLQDVDLDQPR from the coding sequence ATGCCCGCTGACGGCGCTCGGAATCCCGCTGATGACGCCGGGGACAGCTATGTCGACGCGCGCTGTGCGGCCGTCTATGACATCTTCGAAGGGCCCGAACGGGACGACCTCGACGTCTACGCGGCGATGGTCGAGGAGTTCGGGGCCGCCTCGGTGGTGGATGTGGGATGCGGAACGGGCACGTTCGCCACGATGCTCGCCGGTCGGGGAGTGGAGGTCGTGGGCGTCGATCCCTCGGCGTTGGCGTTGGACGTGGCGCAGTCGAAACCCCATGCCGGCAAGGTGACGTGGGTCCACGGGATCGCAGCGGACCTGCCTCCGCTGCAGGCCGACATGGCTTTCATGACAGCCAACGTGGCGCAGGCGATGCTCGGAGATGAAGCCTGGCCGGAGACGTTGACGGCGATCCGCCGGAGACTGTCGCCGGGCGGACTCCTCGTCTTCGAATCACGCGACCCCGAGAGGCAGGCGTGGCGGGAATGGACGAAGGTGAACACCTATTCGACGGCCGAGGTTGACGGTGAGGGGACAGTCGAGTCGTGGGTGGAATTCGACGCCGCGCACGGCGCGTTCGTCGACTTCTTCGGAATGTTGGTCTTCGAACGGGACGGCCGCCGCGTCGAACAGCAGAGCCGCCTGAGGTTTCGTGACCGCGCTGAACTGACGAAATCACTGGAGGACGCCGGATTCGTCGTCGAAGAGATCCGTGATGCACCGGACAGACCGGGCCGCGAGTTCGTCTTCATCGCTCGAAAGACCCAATGGAACTATCTGCAGGATGTCGACCTGGATCAGCCACGCTGA
- a CDS encoding winged helix-turn-helix domain-containing protein: MNDDTPAAGQSPDPSSTGQTPAAASLARAVERRDATEAEAKTLASSIRIRILRLCLDEALSNREIAEATGLNPATSLHHVRMLADTGFLEAQEARRGKRGSREIPYLATGKSWFLNTGDMTTEMLEAFTAEFTAAPYEERTMGRMAAMLTEDEVEEFRSRIDELFEEFRSRRKKDGATQWGLFIAMHPSDPHAR, translated from the coding sequence ATGAACGATGACACTCCTGCGGCCGGGCAATCGCCCGACCCGAGTTCGACAGGGCAGACACCCGCCGCGGCCTCCCTCGCCCGAGCAGTCGAGCGCCGGGACGCCACCGAGGCCGAGGCCAAAACGCTGGCCTCGAGTATTCGCATCCGAATCCTGCGGCTGTGCCTGGACGAAGCCCTGAGCAATCGTGAGATCGCCGAGGCGACCGGCCTCAATCCCGCGACCTCGCTCCACCACGTGCGGATGCTCGCCGACACCGGCTTCCTCGAAGCGCAGGAGGCGCGGCGGGGCAAGCGCGGGTCCAGGGAGATCCCGTACCTCGCCACGGGCAAAAGCTGGTTCCTCAACACCGGCGATATGACGACCGAAATGCTCGAGGCCTTCACCGCCGAATTCACCGCCGCACCGTATGAGGAGCGGACGATGGGGCGGATGGCCGCGATGCTCACCGAGGATGAGGTTGAGGAATTCCGGTCGCGGATCGATGAGCTGTTCGAAGAGTTCCGCAGTCGGCGCAAGAAGGACGGCGCCACTCAGTGGGGTCTGTTCATCGCCATGCATCCGAGTGATCCGCATGCCCGCTGA
- a CDS encoding MFS transporter: MWRHRDFMKLWAGDTVSVFGSELVLFALPLIAVQILHADAFEMGVLAALETAAFLLISLPAGAWVDRLPKRLVIVSGDIIRAAILLTIPVTWMVGALSMVQLYLVAAGVGIVSVFFDIANQSYLPELVDSEAISDGNGKLQASQETAGVAGPTLASGLVTAIGAPLTVGLTSICMGLSSILVGLIRHRETPRPAEVRAGLVAEIREGLGFVIGHPLLRRITACTGLTNFASSGIFALFVLYALTTLGLHQVELGIIMSVASAGGILGALSAAWVQKILGEGTSIALSALIGGLCFLGVPLATVLPALPTLLISWFLVTWAVVVYNIAQVSFRQRLCPKPLLGRMNASIRFLVWGPMPLGAFLAGILGDWLGVTTTMWILAACALLGSLPVLASRLLRMRELPRELDLLNSDETTARQ, encoded by the coding sequence CTGTGGAGACACCGCGATTTCATGAAGCTGTGGGCAGGCGACACGGTCTCTGTGTTCGGATCCGAGCTCGTCCTCTTTGCCCTGCCCCTCATCGCCGTGCAGATCCTCCACGCCGACGCCTTCGAAATGGGAGTGCTCGCAGCCCTGGAAACTGCGGCGTTCCTGCTCATCAGCCTGCCCGCCGGGGCCTGGGTCGACCGTCTGCCGAAGAGACTGGTCATCGTCTCCGGCGACATCATCCGCGCCGCCATCCTTCTGACCATCCCGGTGACCTGGATGGTCGGCGCCCTGAGCATGGTCCAGCTCTACCTCGTCGCGGCCGGAGTCGGAATCGTCAGTGTCTTCTTCGACATCGCCAATCAGTCCTATCTGCCCGAGCTCGTCGACAGCGAGGCAATCTCCGACGGCAACGGCAAGCTCCAAGCCAGCCAGGAGACTGCCGGAGTCGCAGGCCCTACGCTTGCCTCCGGACTGGTCACCGCGATCGGGGCCCCGCTCACCGTGGGACTGACGAGCATCTGCATGGGACTCTCCAGCATCCTCGTCGGGCTCATCCGACACCGCGAAACCCCACGGCCGGCCGAGGTGCGGGCCGGACTCGTCGCCGAGATCCGCGAGGGACTCGGTTTCGTCATCGGCCACCCGCTGCTGCGCCGGATCACCGCGTGCACAGGTCTGACGAACTTCGCGTCGTCGGGCATCTTCGCTCTCTTCGTGCTGTACGCCCTCACCACGCTGGGACTCCACCAGGTCGAGCTCGGCATCATCATGTCCGTCGCCTCGGCCGGCGGCATCCTCGGTGCGCTCTCTGCCGCATGGGTGCAGAAGATCCTCGGCGAAGGAACGAGCATCGCCCTGTCCGCGCTGATCGGCGGCCTCTGCTTCCTCGGTGTCCCGCTCGCGACCGTTCTGCCCGCACTGCCGACCCTGCTGATCAGCTGGTTCCTTGTGACCTGGGCGGTCGTTGTTTACAACATTGCGCAGGTGAGCTTCCGCCAGCGTCTGTGCCCGAAGCCGCTGCTGGGCCGGATGAACGCTTCCATCCGCTTCCTCGTGTGGGGGCCGATGCCGCTCGGCGCTTTCCTCGCAGGCATCCTCGGCGACTGGCTCGGGGTGACGACGACGATGTGGATTTTGGCGGCCTGTGCGCTGCTCGGCTCACTTCCGGTGCTCGCCTCCCGCCTGCTGCGGATGCGCGAACTTCCCCGCGAACTCGATCTGCTCAACAGCGACGAAACAACCGCACGACAGTGA
- a CDS encoding response regulator, whose translation MVNVLVLDDDFFVGQIHARYVDEVPGFTALEPVRDLKTAREIIAEHDVDLLLVDYVLPEGTGVDLIRETDIDAIVLSAVTDPQVVRSSLRAGAMTYIVKPFAAEVLQNFLRRYARFLRYWEREKVGQADLERQLRNLHDAAAVGGTGASPAGSSTTTRILAALEEASGPMTALEVAEAVGASRATAQRHLAKLAEARTITVSLQYGSTGRPEHLYSTR comes from the coding sequence ATGGTCAACGTTCTCGTGCTCGATGACGACTTCTTCGTCGGGCAGATCCATGCCCGCTATGTGGACGAGGTGCCCGGCTTCACGGCGCTCGAACCCGTCCGCGACCTGAAGACAGCGCGCGAGATCATCGCCGAGCATGACGTCGACCTGCTTCTCGTCGACTATGTGCTGCCCGAGGGTACCGGTGTCGACCTCATCCGCGAGACCGATATCGATGCGATCGTGCTCTCGGCGGTCACGGATCCGCAGGTGGTCCGCTCGTCGCTGCGGGCGGGAGCGATGACGTACATCGTCAAGCCCTTCGCGGCCGAGGTGCTGCAGAACTTCCTGCGCCGGTACGCGAGGTTCCTCCGCTATTGGGAGCGGGAGAAGGTCGGTCAGGCCGACCTCGAGCGGCAGCTTCGCAACCTCCATGATGCTGCGGCCGTCGGCGGAACCGGGGCGAGCCCGGCGGGATCGTCGACGACGACGCGGATCCTCGCCGCACTCGAGGAGGCGAGCGGTCCGATGACGGCACTCGAGGTCGCCGAGGCGGTCGGTGCCTCCCGGGCGACCGCGCAGCGGCATCTGGCGAAGCTTGCCGAAGCCCGCACGATCACGGTGTCCCTGCAGTACGGGTCGACGGGTCGGCCCGAGCACCTCTACTCGACCCGCTGA